The following are encoded in a window of bacterium genomic DNA:
- a CDS encoding TraC family protein codes for MVTMKELSRIYKDADSFINYLPWLEYEDGYYVLIDGAIGQMYEIECLSSDLMDEKSLEYVAQNLETLFLRLPEETAMQFILMCDDDVEDKLGEYTKKTGSDTTQVIREAIKSKIGRLREGTKKNLLPKQGEFYTKRIRLFFTIWETSNLANFTIIEKIKGFIGNEIKGGIKDIAEQNKISLEKKCNICEGVFKNADIGFRKSPPETLVKLVYNMLNPARYKGIKDVNYDPDRFIRDQVLFSSVETNGYGPKFEGVQYNIVSMKTLPKETFPGMLTGEFETGGKSVSMLDLIQDFTLVLNVKIEDQKKAVSRMGKQRGLMHLQRFNLLGHKSVDAEISAKEMDETMSRIHGGKRVVNCRFQFLVREKLVSPEKEDVLENLCNEINNMIHKVFAEGVREDVIGSSLFLQCLPFNFSDKYERFICRGRTLLSDNLAEMLPVYGSFRGTGTPAQIWQNRRGETVFFDFFDSETAAHGLLAGVTGSGKSFFTNDIITQNLRIGAQIFMLDKGDSYKKLCALYNGTYITFDPNKPLCINPFDGELDNERLSYLVMLISEMTSGGDERERVTREQSAIIQESIRAVYKEKKKDIVLTDVAKKLGESPQGKLIARKMSPFLAGNQFGGFFDGKTEINIDNNFVIFELGLLDTYKDLQSVMLLSIMYFITKQVSVAKLKNVRKYFLIDEAWSLLNTENTARFLENAFRTFRKYGCSVIAITQQTADFTRTKAGEAIRANTANKILLRQSGDVIARMQSDLDLSKKEVDKLKSVTTIKGAYSEAFIKTESVSGIIRYVPDSFSYWLYTSDSKDNRELNKYIKEYGGIVKAINKIKEKYPYGVR; via the coding sequence ATGGTAACAATGAAAGAGCTATCCAGGATATATAAAGACGCAGACAGTTTTATCAACTATCTGCCATGGCTGGAATACGAAGACGGCTATTATGTGCTTATTGATGGGGCTATTGGGCAGATGTATGAGATTGAGTGTCTCTCATCGGATCTAATGGATGAAAAATCACTGGAATATGTTGCGCAGAACTTAGAAACATTGTTTTTACGCTTGCCAGAAGAAACAGCAATGCAGTTTATTTTAATGTGCGATGATGATGTTGAAGACAAACTTGGAGAATATACAAAAAAAACCGGCTCAGATACTACTCAGGTAATTAGAGAAGCTATTAAGTCCAAGATTGGGAGATTAAGGGAAGGGACAAAAAAGAACCTACTACCAAAGCAAGGGGAATTTTATACCAAGAGAATCAGGCTGTTTTTTACAATATGGGAAACATCTAATCTTGCAAACTTTACAATAATTGAAAAAATAAAAGGCTTTATAGGAAACGAAATTAAAGGCGGAATTAAGGATATAGCAGAGCAAAACAAAATAAGCTTAGAGAAGAAGTGTAATATATGTGAAGGAGTGTTTAAAAACGCGGATATAGGCTTTAGAAAGAGTCCGCCTGAGACATTGGTTAAGCTGGTGTATAACATGCTGAATCCTGCAAGATATAAGGGGATTAAGGACGTTAATTATGATCCTGATAGATTCATTCGGGACCAGGTATTATTCAGTAGTGTTGAGACCAACGGCTACGGTCCCAAGTTTGAAGGAGTGCAGTACAATATAGTATCCATGAAAACCCTGCCAAAGGAAACGTTCCCCGGTATGCTCACAGGAGAATTTGAAACCGGAGGAAAGAGCGTAAGCATGCTTGACTTAATACAGGATTTTACGTTGGTTTTGAATGTAAAAATTGAGGACCAGAAGAAGGCAGTTTCTCGAATGGGAAAGCAGCGGGGCTTAATGCACCTTCAGCGATTTAACCTTCTTGGTCATAAGTCTGTAGATGCAGAGATAAGCGCAAAAGAAATGGATGAGACAATGTCTAGAATACATGGTGGAAAGCGGGTTGTGAATTGCAGGTTTCAGTTTCTTGTGCGTGAGAAACTGGTATCACCAGAAAAGGAAGATGTGTTGGAAAATCTATGCAACGAGATCAACAACATGATACACAAGGTATTTGCAGAAGGAGTTAGAGAGGACGTTATAGGATCCAGCTTATTTTTACAGTGTCTGCCTTTTAATTTCAGTGATAAATACGAAAGATTCATATGCAGAGGGAGAACGTTGCTATCTGATAATTTAGCAGAAATGCTTCCTGTATATGGTTCTTTTAGAGGGACTGGAACCCCTGCGCAAATTTGGCAAAACAGACGTGGAGAAACAGTGTTTTTCGACTTTTTTGATTCTGAAACAGCTGCGCATGGATTGTTAGCTGGAGTTACAGGTTCAGGCAAGAGTTTTTTCACAAATGACATTATTACCCAGAATTTACGAATAGGCGCGCAAATATTTATGTTAGACAAAGGGGATTCTTACAAGAAGTTATGCGCCCTATATAACGGAACATACATTACATTTGATCCCAATAAGCCACTTTGTATTAATCCGTTTGACGGAGAGCTCGACAACGAACGTCTTTCATACCTTGTAATGTTAATCTCCGAGATGACTTCGGGAGGCGACGAAAGGGAACGCGTTACAAGAGAACAAAGCGCCATAATACAAGAATCAATCAGAGCTGTTTATAAGGAAAAGAAAAAAGATATAGTTTTAACCGATGTAGCTAAGAAGCTAGGAGAAAGCCCGCAGGGAAAGCTAATTGCCAGAAAGATGTCTCCGTTTTTGGCTGGAAATCAGTTTGGCGGTTTTTTTGACGGAAAAACAGAGATTAATATAGATAATAATTTTGTTATTTTTGAATTAGGGCTTCTGGATACATATAAGGATCTTCAATCTGTAATGCTGCTTTCTATTATGTATTTTATAACAAAGCAGGTATCAGTAGCCAAGTTAAAAAACGTGAGAAAATACTTTTTAATTGACGAAGCGTGGAGTCTTCTAAACACAGAGAATACAGCGCGGTTTTTGGAGAATGCGTTTAGAACTTTCAGAAAATACGGGTGTAGTGTAATTGCCATAACCCAGCAGACAGCAGATTTTACAAGAACAAAAGCAGGGGAAGCCATAAGAGCAAATACAGCTAATAAGATTTTGTTAAGGCAGTCAGGAGATGTTATTGCCAGGATGCAGTCTGATTTAGATCTGAGCAAGAAAGAAGTTGATAAGCTAAAATCTGTAACAACAATTAAGGGGGCATATTCAGAAGCCTTTATAAAAACTGAGAGCGTAAGCGGAATTATTCGATATGTGCCGGATTCTTTTTCATACTGGCTCTATACATCCGATTCAAAAGACAACCGGGAACTGAATAAATATATAAAGGAATACGGCGGAATTGTAAAAGCTATAAATAAGATAAAAGAAAAGTATCCATATGGAGTACGTTGA